In Falco cherrug isolate bFalChe1 chromosome 2, bFalChe1.pri, whole genome shotgun sequence, the following are encoded in one genomic region:
- the SETDB2 gene encoding histone-lysine N-methyltransferase SETDB2 isoform X2, which translates to MEENRTDLKTIWAQLGGRRVDIIFEQMQNVLLLLKQKIKNGTATNQEYCQASVLVNEANLGDLLTLTNGAVFDGDGIQETKPKWQRLLTDDNTANSVEGSHSKKEEMAKTGSGSKEASLQIQDLPLNLQYQNHKCSSACLPNRAAGFYKGENPLKIPILFHFQRCHAKADCLSKSLDVNYKAPCGRSLRSFQDVQNYLFQTECNFLFVDHFSFNTYVLLGRSTVNPEPLVFDFDISNGAESVPISFCNDLDHARLPYFKYRRTSWPHGYYLNNFSSVFVDSCDCTDGCIDRSKCACLQLTARGCSRTSRSSATSHGYSYKRLEGPVPSGIYECSVLCRCDKMMCQNRVVQHGIQVRLQVFNTERKGWGVRCLDDIDKGTFVCTYSGRLMSRAKVQVLGDDDQELREESAVSGRVCGFFSKKRKLHTDCSETVIGRVQTGRSHILEKEESLSQTVDNENKSTLVHPRNLSNATARMPGTRRVVFHNHPLKMENDTLAHIVSSDEDNSSQTHQSSKLTSGTKKGKEKSTQQQKEEHPMEIGQTESADMDSAERKRKRLSLQGVDCDRADVLDDTSVTRPSKSVPLKGGTYHCKEEKHRQSKHDTFCQKADDDRMLLKNANEENIYILDASKEGNVGRFLNHSCCPNLFAQSVFVETHNRNFPWVAFFTNRHVKAGTELTWDYGYEAGSMPEVEISCQCGVQKCRKKTL; encoded by the exons ATGGAAGAGAATAGAA ctgatTTGAAGACCATTTGGGCACAATTGGGAGGTAGAAGAGTGGACATCATATTTGAACAGATGCAAAATGTACTGCTGTTGCTGAAGCAAAAGATCAAGAATGGAACTGCGACAAACCAAG AATACTGTCAGGCTTCGGTACTGGTGAATGAAGCTAATCTAGGTGATCTCTTAACCTTGACAAATG gtgCTGTATTTGATGGAGATGGCATACAGGAAACCAAACCTAAATGGCAACGTCTTCTTACAGATGACAACACTGCAAACTCTGTAGAAGGTTCTCACAG CAAAAAGGAGGAGATGGCAAAAACGGGTTCAGGGAGTAAAGAAGCATCTCTTCAAATTCAAGATTTACCTTTAAACCTTCAGTATCAGAACCACAAGTGCTCTAGTGCATGTCTTCCCAACAGAGCGGCAGGCTTCTACAAGGGTGAAAATCCTCTTAAGATACCAATCCTGTTTCACTTTCAAAGATGCCATGCAAAAGCAGACTGCCTTTCAAAATCACTGGATGTGAATTATAAAGCTCCTTGTGGTCGAAGTCTGAGAAGCTTTCAAGATgtgcaaaattatttgtttcaaacGGAGTGCAATTTCTTATTTGTTGATCACTTCTCCTTCAACACATACGTACTGTTAGGCAGGAGTACCGTAAATCCTGAACCCCTCGTATTTGATTTTGATATCAGCAATGGAGCAGAGTCTGTGCCCATTTCCTTCTGTAATGATCTTGACCACGCAAGATTACCTTATTTCAAATATCGGAGGACATCGTGGCCGCATGGATATTATCTCAACAATTTCTCTAGCGTATTTGTTGATTCATGTGACTGCACAGATGGCTGCATTGATAG GTCAAAGTGTGCATGCCTACAGCTAACTGCAAGAGGCTGTAGTAGAACTTCTAGAAGTAGTGCAACATCCCATGGATACAGTTACAAAAGACTAGAGGGACCTGTTCCTAGTGG AATTTATGAGTGTAGTGTGTTGTGCAGGTGTGACAAGATGATGTGTCAAAACAGAGTTGTACAGCATGGCATTCAAGTCAGGTTGCAAGTGTTCAACACggagaggaaaggctggggTGTCCGCTGCCTAGATGATATCGACAAGGGGACATTTGTTTGTACTTACTCAG gcAGATTGATGAGCAGAGCTAAAGTTCAAGTACTGGGAGATGATGATCAGGAGCTGAGAGAGGAGAGTGCTGTGAGTGGCAGagtctgtggctttttttccaaaaaaagaaaacttcacaCTGATTGTTCAGAGACTGTGATTGGACGAGTGCAGACTGGCAGAAGTCACATTCTTGAGAAGGAGGAATCTTTGTCTCAGACTGtagataatgaaaataaatcaaccCT GGTTCATCCCAGGAATTTAAGTAATGCAACCGCGAGAATGCCTGGAACTAGAAGGGTTGTTTTTCATAATCACCCGCTAAAAATG gaaaatgataCACTGGCGCACATTGTGAGCTCGGATGAAGATAATAGTTCTCAGACTCATCAGTCAAGCAAACTAACCAGTGGaaccaagaaaggaaaagaaa AATCCactcagcagcagaaggaagaacatCCAATGGAAATTGGACAGACAGAGTCTGCTGACATGGACAGTGCAGAACGCAAAAGAAAGAGACTGTCTCTGCAGGGTGTTGATTGTGACAGGGCAGATGTGCTGGATGACACATCTGTTACAAGGCCATCCAAAAGCGTACCCCTAAAAGGAGGAACGTACCactgcaaagaggaaaaacacaggCAGTCAAAACACGACACATTTTGTCAGAAGGCTGATGATGACAGGATGCTTCTGAAGAATgctaatgaagaaaatatttatatactgGATGCcagcaaagaaggaaatgtgGGTCGTTTTCTTAAT cacagctgctgcccaaATCTCTTTGCACAGAGCGTGTTTGTAGAGACTCACAACAGAAATTTCCCATGGGTGGCGTTCTTCACAAACAG gCATGTGAAAGCTGGAACCGAACTTACATGGGATTACGGTTATGAAGCTGGAAGCATGCCAGAGGTAGAGATTTCCTGTCAGTGTGGAGTTCAgaagtgcaggaaaaaaaccttataG
- the SETDB2 gene encoding histone-lysine N-methyltransferase SETDB2 isoform X1, giving the protein MEENRTDLKTIWAQLGGRRVDIIFEQMQNVLLLLKQKIKNGTATNQEYCQASVLVNEANLGDLLTLTNVGAVFDGDGIQETKPKWQRLLTDDNTANSVEGSHSKKEEMAKTGSGSKEASLQIQDLPLNLQYQNHKCSSACLPNRAAGFYKGENPLKIPILFHFQRCHAKADCLSKSLDVNYKAPCGRSLRSFQDVQNYLFQTECNFLFVDHFSFNTYVLLGRSTVNPEPLVFDFDISNGAESVPISFCNDLDHARLPYFKYRRTSWPHGYYLNNFSSVFVDSCDCTDGCIDRSKCACLQLTARGCSRTSRSSATSHGYSYKRLEGPVPSGIYECSVLCRCDKMMCQNRVVQHGIQVRLQVFNTERKGWGVRCLDDIDKGTFVCTYSGRLMSRAKVQVLGDDDQELREESAVSGRVCGFFSKKRKLHTDCSETVIGRVQTGRSHILEKEESLSQTVDNENKSTLVHPRNLSNATARMPGTRRVVFHNHPLKMENDTLAHIVSSDEDNSSQTHQSSKLTSGTKKGKEKSTQQQKEEHPMEIGQTESADMDSAERKRKRLSLQGVDCDRADVLDDTSVTRPSKSVPLKGGTYHCKEEKHRQSKHDTFCQKADDDRMLLKNANEENIYILDASKEGNVGRFLNHSCCPNLFAQSVFVETHNRNFPWVAFFTNRHVKAGTELTWDYGYEAGSMPEVEISCQCGVQKCRKKTL; this is encoded by the exons ATGGAAGAGAATAGAA ctgatTTGAAGACCATTTGGGCACAATTGGGAGGTAGAAGAGTGGACATCATATTTGAACAGATGCAAAATGTACTGCTGTTGCTGAAGCAAAAGATCAAGAATGGAACTGCGACAAACCAAG AATACTGTCAGGCTTCGGTACTGGTGAATGAAGCTAATCTAGGTGATCTCTTAACCTTGACAAATG taggtgCTGTATTTGATGGAGATGGCATACAGGAAACCAAACCTAAATGGCAACGTCTTCTTACAGATGACAACACTGCAAACTCTGTAGAAGGTTCTCACAG CAAAAAGGAGGAGATGGCAAAAACGGGTTCAGGGAGTAAAGAAGCATCTCTTCAAATTCAAGATTTACCTTTAAACCTTCAGTATCAGAACCACAAGTGCTCTAGTGCATGTCTTCCCAACAGAGCGGCAGGCTTCTACAAGGGTGAAAATCCTCTTAAGATACCAATCCTGTTTCACTTTCAAAGATGCCATGCAAAAGCAGACTGCCTTTCAAAATCACTGGATGTGAATTATAAAGCTCCTTGTGGTCGAAGTCTGAGAAGCTTTCAAGATgtgcaaaattatttgtttcaaacGGAGTGCAATTTCTTATTTGTTGATCACTTCTCCTTCAACACATACGTACTGTTAGGCAGGAGTACCGTAAATCCTGAACCCCTCGTATTTGATTTTGATATCAGCAATGGAGCAGAGTCTGTGCCCATTTCCTTCTGTAATGATCTTGACCACGCAAGATTACCTTATTTCAAATATCGGAGGACATCGTGGCCGCATGGATATTATCTCAACAATTTCTCTAGCGTATTTGTTGATTCATGTGACTGCACAGATGGCTGCATTGATAG GTCAAAGTGTGCATGCCTACAGCTAACTGCAAGAGGCTGTAGTAGAACTTCTAGAAGTAGTGCAACATCCCATGGATACAGTTACAAAAGACTAGAGGGACCTGTTCCTAGTGG AATTTATGAGTGTAGTGTGTTGTGCAGGTGTGACAAGATGATGTGTCAAAACAGAGTTGTACAGCATGGCATTCAAGTCAGGTTGCAAGTGTTCAACACggagaggaaaggctggggTGTCCGCTGCCTAGATGATATCGACAAGGGGACATTTGTTTGTACTTACTCAG gcAGATTGATGAGCAGAGCTAAAGTTCAAGTACTGGGAGATGATGATCAGGAGCTGAGAGAGGAGAGTGCTGTGAGTGGCAGagtctgtggctttttttccaaaaaaagaaaacttcacaCTGATTGTTCAGAGACTGTGATTGGACGAGTGCAGACTGGCAGAAGTCACATTCTTGAGAAGGAGGAATCTTTGTCTCAGACTGtagataatgaaaataaatcaaccCT GGTTCATCCCAGGAATTTAAGTAATGCAACCGCGAGAATGCCTGGAACTAGAAGGGTTGTTTTTCATAATCACCCGCTAAAAATG gaaaatgataCACTGGCGCACATTGTGAGCTCGGATGAAGATAATAGTTCTCAGACTCATCAGTCAAGCAAACTAACCAGTGGaaccaagaaaggaaaagaaa AATCCactcagcagcagaaggaagaacatCCAATGGAAATTGGACAGACAGAGTCTGCTGACATGGACAGTGCAGAACGCAAAAGAAAGAGACTGTCTCTGCAGGGTGTTGATTGTGACAGGGCAGATGTGCTGGATGACACATCTGTTACAAGGCCATCCAAAAGCGTACCCCTAAAAGGAGGAACGTACCactgcaaagaggaaaaacacaggCAGTCAAAACACGACACATTTTGTCAGAAGGCTGATGATGACAGGATGCTTCTGAAGAATgctaatgaagaaaatatttatatactgGATGCcagcaaagaaggaaatgtgGGTCGTTTTCTTAAT cacagctgctgcccaaATCTCTTTGCACAGAGCGTGTTTGTAGAGACTCACAACAGAAATTTCCCATGGGTGGCGTTCTTCACAAACAG gCATGTGAAAGCTGGAACCGAACTTACATGGGATTACGGTTATGAAGCTGGAAGCATGCCAGAGGTAGAGATTTCCTGTCAGTGTGGAGTTCAgaagtgcaggaaaaaaaccttataG
- the SETDB2 gene encoding histone-lysine N-methyltransferase SETDB2 isoform X7: MEENRTDLKTIWAQLGGRRVDIIFEQMQNVLLLLKQKIKNGTATNQEYCQASVLVNEANLGDLLTLTNGAVFDGDGIQETKPKWQRLLTDDNTANSVEGSHRSKCACLQLTARGCSRTSRSSATSHGYSYKRLEGPVPSGIYECSVLCRCDKMMCQNRVVQHGIQVRLQVFNTERKGWGVRCLDDIDKGTFVCTYSGRLMSRAKVQVLGDDDQELREESAVSGRVCGFFSKKRKLHTDCSETVIGRVQTGRSHILEKEESLSQTVDNENKSTLVHPRNLSNATARMPGTRRVVFHNHPLKMENDTLAHIVSSDEDNSSQTHQSSKLTSGTKKGKEKSTQQQKEEHPMEIGQTESADMDSAERKRKRLSLQGVDCDRADVLDDTSVTRPSKSVPLKGGTYHCKEEKHRQSKHDTFCQKADDDRMLLKNANEENIYILDASKEGNVGRFLNHSCCPNLFAQSVFVETHNRNFPWVAFFTNRHVKAGTELTWDYGYEAGSMPEVEISCQCGVQKCRKKTL, translated from the exons ATGGAAGAGAATAGAA ctgatTTGAAGACCATTTGGGCACAATTGGGAGGTAGAAGAGTGGACATCATATTTGAACAGATGCAAAATGTACTGCTGTTGCTGAAGCAAAAGATCAAGAATGGAACTGCGACAAACCAAG AATACTGTCAGGCTTCGGTACTGGTGAATGAAGCTAATCTAGGTGATCTCTTAACCTTGACAAATG gtgCTGTATTTGATGGAGATGGCATACAGGAAACCAAACCTAAATGGCAACGTCTTCTTACAGATGACAACACTGCAAACTCTGTAGAAGGTTCTCACAG GTCAAAGTGTGCATGCCTACAGCTAACTGCAAGAGGCTGTAGTAGAACTTCTAGAAGTAGTGCAACATCCCATGGATACAGTTACAAAAGACTAGAGGGACCTGTTCCTAGTGG AATTTATGAGTGTAGTGTGTTGTGCAGGTGTGACAAGATGATGTGTCAAAACAGAGTTGTACAGCATGGCATTCAAGTCAGGTTGCAAGTGTTCAACACggagaggaaaggctggggTGTCCGCTGCCTAGATGATATCGACAAGGGGACATTTGTTTGTACTTACTCAG gcAGATTGATGAGCAGAGCTAAAGTTCAAGTACTGGGAGATGATGATCAGGAGCTGAGAGAGGAGAGTGCTGTGAGTGGCAGagtctgtggctttttttccaaaaaaagaaaacttcacaCTGATTGTTCAGAGACTGTGATTGGACGAGTGCAGACTGGCAGAAGTCACATTCTTGAGAAGGAGGAATCTTTGTCTCAGACTGtagataatgaaaataaatcaaccCT GGTTCATCCCAGGAATTTAAGTAATGCAACCGCGAGAATGCCTGGAACTAGAAGGGTTGTTTTTCATAATCACCCGCTAAAAATG gaaaatgataCACTGGCGCACATTGTGAGCTCGGATGAAGATAATAGTTCTCAGACTCATCAGTCAAGCAAACTAACCAGTGGaaccaagaaaggaaaagaaa AATCCactcagcagcagaaggaagaacatCCAATGGAAATTGGACAGACAGAGTCTGCTGACATGGACAGTGCAGAACGCAAAAGAAAGAGACTGTCTCTGCAGGGTGTTGATTGTGACAGGGCAGATGTGCTGGATGACACATCTGTTACAAGGCCATCCAAAAGCGTACCCCTAAAAGGAGGAACGTACCactgcaaagaggaaaaacacaggCAGTCAAAACACGACACATTTTGTCAGAAGGCTGATGATGACAGGATGCTTCTGAAGAATgctaatgaagaaaatatttatatactgGATGCcagcaaagaaggaaatgtgGGTCGTTTTCTTAAT cacagctgctgcccaaATCTCTTTGCACAGAGCGTGTTTGTAGAGACTCACAACAGAAATTTCCCATGGGTGGCGTTCTTCACAAACAG gCATGTGAAAGCTGGAACCGAACTTACATGGGATTACGGTTATGAAGCTGGAAGCATGCCAGAGGTAGAGATTTCCTGTCAGTGTGGAGTTCAgaagtgcaggaaaaaaaccttataG
- the SETDB2 gene encoding histone-lysine N-methyltransferase SETDB2 isoform X6, whose product MEENRTDLKTIWAQLGGRRVDIIFEQMQNVLLLLKQKIKNGTATNQEYCQASVLVNEANLGDLLTLTNVGAVFDGDGIQETKPKWQRLLTDDNTANSVEGSHRSKCACLQLTARGCSRTSRSSATSHGYSYKRLEGPVPSGIYECSVLCRCDKMMCQNRVVQHGIQVRLQVFNTERKGWGVRCLDDIDKGTFVCTYSGRLMSRAKVQVLGDDDQELREESAVSGRVCGFFSKKRKLHTDCSETVIGRVQTGRSHILEKEESLSQTVDNENKSTLVHPRNLSNATARMPGTRRVVFHNHPLKMENDTLAHIVSSDEDNSSQTHQSSKLTSGTKKGKEKSTQQQKEEHPMEIGQTESADMDSAERKRKRLSLQGVDCDRADVLDDTSVTRPSKSVPLKGGTYHCKEEKHRQSKHDTFCQKADDDRMLLKNANEENIYILDASKEGNVGRFLNHSCCPNLFAQSVFVETHNRNFPWVAFFTNRHVKAGTELTWDYGYEAGSMPEVEISCQCGVQKCRKKTL is encoded by the exons ATGGAAGAGAATAGAA ctgatTTGAAGACCATTTGGGCACAATTGGGAGGTAGAAGAGTGGACATCATATTTGAACAGATGCAAAATGTACTGCTGTTGCTGAAGCAAAAGATCAAGAATGGAACTGCGACAAACCAAG AATACTGTCAGGCTTCGGTACTGGTGAATGAAGCTAATCTAGGTGATCTCTTAACCTTGACAAATG taggtgCTGTATTTGATGGAGATGGCATACAGGAAACCAAACCTAAATGGCAACGTCTTCTTACAGATGACAACACTGCAAACTCTGTAGAAGGTTCTCACAG GTCAAAGTGTGCATGCCTACAGCTAACTGCAAGAGGCTGTAGTAGAACTTCTAGAAGTAGTGCAACATCCCATGGATACAGTTACAAAAGACTAGAGGGACCTGTTCCTAGTGG AATTTATGAGTGTAGTGTGTTGTGCAGGTGTGACAAGATGATGTGTCAAAACAGAGTTGTACAGCATGGCATTCAAGTCAGGTTGCAAGTGTTCAACACggagaggaaaggctggggTGTCCGCTGCCTAGATGATATCGACAAGGGGACATTTGTTTGTACTTACTCAG gcAGATTGATGAGCAGAGCTAAAGTTCAAGTACTGGGAGATGATGATCAGGAGCTGAGAGAGGAGAGTGCTGTGAGTGGCAGagtctgtggctttttttccaaaaaaagaaaacttcacaCTGATTGTTCAGAGACTGTGATTGGACGAGTGCAGACTGGCAGAAGTCACATTCTTGAGAAGGAGGAATCTTTGTCTCAGACTGtagataatgaaaataaatcaaccCT GGTTCATCCCAGGAATTTAAGTAATGCAACCGCGAGAATGCCTGGAACTAGAAGGGTTGTTTTTCATAATCACCCGCTAAAAATG gaaaatgataCACTGGCGCACATTGTGAGCTCGGATGAAGATAATAGTTCTCAGACTCATCAGTCAAGCAAACTAACCAGTGGaaccaagaaaggaaaagaaa AATCCactcagcagcagaaggaagaacatCCAATGGAAATTGGACAGACAGAGTCTGCTGACATGGACAGTGCAGAACGCAAAAGAAAGAGACTGTCTCTGCAGGGTGTTGATTGTGACAGGGCAGATGTGCTGGATGACACATCTGTTACAAGGCCATCCAAAAGCGTACCCCTAAAAGGAGGAACGTACCactgcaaagaggaaaaacacaggCAGTCAAAACACGACACATTTTGTCAGAAGGCTGATGATGACAGGATGCTTCTGAAGAATgctaatgaagaaaatatttatatactgGATGCcagcaaagaaggaaatgtgGGTCGTTTTCTTAAT cacagctgctgcccaaATCTCTTTGCACAGAGCGTGTTTGTAGAGACTCACAACAGAAATTTCCCATGGGTGGCGTTCTTCACAAACAG gCATGTGAAAGCTGGAACCGAACTTACATGGGATTACGGTTATGAAGCTGGAAGCATGCCAGAGGTAGAGATTTCCTGTCAGTGTGGAGTTCAgaagtgcaggaaaaaaaccttataG
- the SETDB2 gene encoding histone-lysine N-methyltransferase SETDB2 isoform X3, giving the protein MEENRTDLKTIWAQLGGRRVDIIFEQMQNVLLLLKQKIKNGTATNQEYCQASVLVNEANLGDLLTLTNVGAVFDGDGIQETKPKWQRLLTDDNTANSVEGSHSKKEEMAKTGSGSKEASLQIQDLPLNLQYQNHKCSSACLPNRAAGFYKGENPLKIPILFHFQRCHAKADCLSKSLDVNYKAPCGRSLRSFQDVQNYLFQTECNFLFVDHFSFNTYVLLGRSTVNPEPLVFDFDISNGAESVPISFCNDLDHARLPYFKYRRTSWPHGYYLNNFSSVFVDSCDCTDGCIDRSKCACLQLTARGCSRTSRSSATSHGYSYKRLEGPVPSGCDKMMCQNRVVQHGIQVRLQVFNTERKGWGVRCLDDIDKGTFVCTYSGRLMSRAKVQVLGDDDQELREESAVSGRVCGFFSKKRKLHTDCSETVIGRVQTGRSHILEKEESLSQTVDNENKSTLVHPRNLSNATARMPGTRRVVFHNHPLKMENDTLAHIVSSDEDNSSQTHQSSKLTSGTKKGKEKSTQQQKEEHPMEIGQTESADMDSAERKRKRLSLQGVDCDRADVLDDTSVTRPSKSVPLKGGTYHCKEEKHRQSKHDTFCQKADDDRMLLKNANEENIYILDASKEGNVGRFLNHSCCPNLFAQSVFVETHNRNFPWVAFFTNRHVKAGTELTWDYGYEAGSMPEVEISCQCGVQKCRKKTL; this is encoded by the exons ATGGAAGAGAATAGAA ctgatTTGAAGACCATTTGGGCACAATTGGGAGGTAGAAGAGTGGACATCATATTTGAACAGATGCAAAATGTACTGCTGTTGCTGAAGCAAAAGATCAAGAATGGAACTGCGACAAACCAAG AATACTGTCAGGCTTCGGTACTGGTGAATGAAGCTAATCTAGGTGATCTCTTAACCTTGACAAATG taggtgCTGTATTTGATGGAGATGGCATACAGGAAACCAAACCTAAATGGCAACGTCTTCTTACAGATGACAACACTGCAAACTCTGTAGAAGGTTCTCACAG CAAAAAGGAGGAGATGGCAAAAACGGGTTCAGGGAGTAAAGAAGCATCTCTTCAAATTCAAGATTTACCTTTAAACCTTCAGTATCAGAACCACAAGTGCTCTAGTGCATGTCTTCCCAACAGAGCGGCAGGCTTCTACAAGGGTGAAAATCCTCTTAAGATACCAATCCTGTTTCACTTTCAAAGATGCCATGCAAAAGCAGACTGCCTTTCAAAATCACTGGATGTGAATTATAAAGCTCCTTGTGGTCGAAGTCTGAGAAGCTTTCAAGATgtgcaaaattatttgtttcaaacGGAGTGCAATTTCTTATTTGTTGATCACTTCTCCTTCAACACATACGTACTGTTAGGCAGGAGTACCGTAAATCCTGAACCCCTCGTATTTGATTTTGATATCAGCAATGGAGCAGAGTCTGTGCCCATTTCCTTCTGTAATGATCTTGACCACGCAAGATTACCTTATTTCAAATATCGGAGGACATCGTGGCCGCATGGATATTATCTCAACAATTTCTCTAGCGTATTTGTTGATTCATGTGACTGCACAGATGGCTGCATTGATAG GTCAAAGTGTGCATGCCTACAGCTAACTGCAAGAGGCTGTAGTAGAACTTCTAGAAGTAGTGCAACATCCCATGGATACAGTTACAAAAGACTAGAGGGACCTGTTCCTAGTGG GTGTGACAAGATGATGTGTCAAAACAGAGTTGTACAGCATGGCATTCAAGTCAGGTTGCAAGTGTTCAACACggagaggaaaggctggggTGTCCGCTGCCTAGATGATATCGACAAGGGGACATTTGTTTGTACTTACTCAG gcAGATTGATGAGCAGAGCTAAAGTTCAAGTACTGGGAGATGATGATCAGGAGCTGAGAGAGGAGAGTGCTGTGAGTGGCAGagtctgtggctttttttccaaaaaaagaaaacttcacaCTGATTGTTCAGAGACTGTGATTGGACGAGTGCAGACTGGCAGAAGTCACATTCTTGAGAAGGAGGAATCTTTGTCTCAGACTGtagataatgaaaataaatcaaccCT GGTTCATCCCAGGAATTTAAGTAATGCAACCGCGAGAATGCCTGGAACTAGAAGGGTTGTTTTTCATAATCACCCGCTAAAAATG gaaaatgataCACTGGCGCACATTGTGAGCTCGGATGAAGATAATAGTTCTCAGACTCATCAGTCAAGCAAACTAACCAGTGGaaccaagaaaggaaaagaaa AATCCactcagcagcagaaggaagaacatCCAATGGAAATTGGACAGACAGAGTCTGCTGACATGGACAGTGCAGAACGCAAAAGAAAGAGACTGTCTCTGCAGGGTGTTGATTGTGACAGGGCAGATGTGCTGGATGACACATCTGTTACAAGGCCATCCAAAAGCGTACCCCTAAAAGGAGGAACGTACCactgcaaagaggaaaaacacaggCAGTCAAAACACGACACATTTTGTCAGAAGGCTGATGATGACAGGATGCTTCTGAAGAATgctaatgaagaaaatatttatatactgGATGCcagcaaagaaggaaatgtgGGTCGTTTTCTTAAT cacagctgctgcccaaATCTCTTTGCACAGAGCGTGTTTGTAGAGACTCACAACAGAAATTTCCCATGGGTGGCGTTCTTCACAAACAG gCATGTGAAAGCTGGAACCGAACTTACATGGGATTACGGTTATGAAGCTGGAAGCATGCCAGAGGTAGAGATTTCCTGTCAGTGTGGAGTTCAgaagtgcaggaaaaaaaccttataG